A window of Sutcliffiella cohnii contains these coding sequences:
- a CDS encoding nucleotide sugar dehydrogenase, protein MDRKIGVVGLGYVGLPVAVAFGQRHHIVGFDINEHRINTLKNNEDYTNEVDVDELKSADIDFTMDPSRLRDCDFIIVAVPTPININKLPDFGPLEGASKTVGANLTKGTIVVYESTVYPGATEEVCLPILEQESGLKAGEDFFIGYSPERINPGDKEHTFRNITKVVSGQTPEVLEIVAEVYESVVEAGVFKASSLKVAEAAKIIENTQRDLNIALMNELAIMFDRMDIDTAEVLEAAGTKWNFLKFNPGLVGGHCIGVDPYYLTHKSERVGYRPELILAGRRINDNMGKYIATALVKEMIQQKSPVFGSTVTVLGLTFKENVPDLRNSKVIDVIRELEEYGITVQVSDPYASVEEAKEEYGVDLTNYEELKPADAVVMAVPHKFYLDKEWDEYNKLFSSDKGIIVDIKAKLNKDTCPPNINLWRL, encoded by the coding sequence TTGGATAGAAAAATTGGTGTAGTAGGATTAGGGTATGTTGGATTACCAGTTGCGGTTGCATTTGGTCAAAGACACCATATTGTAGGATTCGATATCAATGAGCACAGAATAAATACTTTAAAAAATAATGAGGATTATACTAATGAAGTAGATGTGGATGAGCTAAAATCTGCGGATATAGACTTCACAATGGATCCATCACGATTACGTGACTGCGACTTTATTATCGTAGCAGTCCCAACTCCAATCAATATTAATAAGCTTCCTGACTTTGGTCCGTTAGAAGGTGCTTCCAAGACTGTAGGTGCTAATTTAACGAAGGGAACAATTGTTGTTTATGAATCAACAGTTTATCCTGGAGCTACAGAGGAAGTATGTTTACCAATATTAGAGCAAGAATCTGGACTAAAAGCTGGAGAAGATTTCTTTATTGGTTATTCACCAGAAAGAATTAATCCAGGGGATAAGGAACATACTTTTAGAAATATTACAAAAGTTGTTTCTGGACAAACTCCTGAAGTTTTAGAAATTGTAGCTGAAGTATATGAAAGTGTCGTCGAGGCTGGTGTATTTAAAGCTAGTTCTCTAAAAGTTGCAGAAGCAGCTAAAATTATCGAAAATACACAACGTGATTTAAATATTGCCCTAATGAATGAATTAGCTATTATGTTTGACCGTATGGATATAGACACGGCTGAAGTATTAGAAGCTGCTGGGACGAAATGGAATTTTCTGAAGTTTAATCCTGGGCTTGTTGGTGGTCATTGTATTGGTGTAGACCCTTACTATTTAACACATAAATCAGAAAGGGTTGGATATCGTCCTGAGTTAATTTTAGCTGGACGTCGTATCAACGACAATATGGGTAAGTATATCGCGACAGCTTTAGTAAAAGAAATGATCCAACAAAAATCTCCTGTATTTGGTTCAACAGTCACAGTTCTTGGATTAACTTTCAAAGAAAATGTGCCGGACTTACGAAATTCTAAAGTTATTGATGTAATTCGTGAATTAGAAGAATACGGAATAACTGTTCAAGTTTCTGATCCATATGCATCTGTTGAAGAAGCAAAAGAAGAATACGGAGTAGATCTAACTAATTATGAAGAATTAAAACCAGCTGATGCGGTAGTTATGGCTGTTCCGCATAAATTCTACCTTGATAAAGAGTGGGATGAATATAATAAATTATTTAGCTCTGATAAAGGTATTATTGTAGATATTAAAGCTAAATTAAATAAAGATACTTGTCCTCCTAACATTAATTTGTGGAGATTGTAA
- a CDS encoding glycosyltransferase family 2 protein — protein sequence MLGNTNNNPLISIVTPAYNSEAYIKDAIDSVLKQTYVNWEMIIVDDCSKDKTVEMVRQYSDPRIKLVQLSKNSGPAVARNTAMENARGRYLAFLDSDDQWLPEKLEKQLLHMQENDIAFSFTKYMKVDEDGKDIGTIVEAPDTLSYKRLLKDNVIGCLTVMVDKEKVGNLKMENIRTRQDWVLWLTILKKGFQAHGLQEVLAKYRERPNSVSSNKLKMAKQNWKVYREIEGFGLVKSIIIFIIHLFHKAKRIL from the coding sequence ATGCTAGGTAACACAAATAATAATCCGTTAATTTCTATCGTGACTCCTGCTTATAATTCAGAAGCGTATATTAAGGACGCAATAGATTCAGTACTTAAACAAACGTACGTTAATTGGGAAATGATTATTGTAGATGATTGCTCTAAAGATAAGACTGTTGAAATGGTTAGGCAGTATTCTGACCCGCGAATTAAACTAGTTCAATTAAGTAAGAATAGTGGTCCTGCTGTTGCTCGAAATACCGCTATGGAGAACGCGAGAGGGCGATATTTAGCTTTTTTAGACAGTGACGACCAATGGTTACCCGAGAAATTAGAAAAGCAATTATTACACATGCAAGAGAACGACATTGCATTTTCATTCACTAAATATATGAAAGTAGATGAAGATGGGAAAGATATAGGAACAATTGTTGAAGCGCCTGACACACTTTCTTATAAACGACTTCTTAAAGATAATGTTATCGGATGTCTAACGGTTATGGTGGACAAAGAAAAAGTCGGTAATTTGAAAATGGAGAACATCCGTACTCGTCAAGATTGGGTACTTTGGTTAACAATATTAAAAAAAGGGTTTCAAGCCCATGGATTACAAGAAGTACTAGCTAAATATAGGGAACGACCTAACTCTGTCTCAAGCAATAAACTAAAAATGGCAAAACAAAATTGGAAAGTTTATCGTGAGATTGAAGGGTTTGGTCTAGTAAAAAGTATTATTATTTTTATTATACATTTATTTCATAAAGCTAAGAGAATTTTGTAG